From Eubalaena glacialis isolate mEubGla1 chromosome 5, mEubGla1.1.hap2.+ XY, whole genome shotgun sequence, one genomic window encodes:
- the GK2 gene encoding glycerol kinase 2: MAAPKTAVVGPLVGAVVQGTDSTHFMVFNSKTAELLSHHHVELTQEFPKEGWVEQDPKEILQSVYECIEKTCEKLQELSIDISNIKAIGVSNQRETTVIWDKLTGEPLYNAVVWLDLRTQSTVETLSKKIPGNNNFVKSKTGLPLSTYFSAVKLRWILDNVRKVQKAVEEGRALFGTIDSWLIWSLTGGVNGGIHCTDVTNASRTMLFNIHSLQWDKKLCNFFEIPMDILPKVWSSSEIYGRMKTGALEGVPISGCLGDQSAALVGQMCFQEGQAKNTYGTGCFLLCNTGHKCVFSGHGLLTTVAYKLGKDKPVCYALEGSVAIAGAVIRWLRDNLGIIKTSEESEKLAKEVGSSYGCYFIPAFSGLYAPYWEPTARGIICGLTQFTNKSHIAFAALEAICFQTREILDAMNHDCGIPLTHLQVDGGMTNNKVLMQLQADILHIPVIKASMPETTALGAAMAAGAAEGVDVWSLKPEDLSMVMMERFEPQIKATESEIRYSTWKKAVMKSMGWVTTQPPESSEPTTFSSLPLGFFIVTSMIMLIGARYISGVP, from the coding sequence ATGGCAGCTCCGAAGACGGCCGTTGTGGGGCCGTTGGTGGGGGCAGTGGTCCAGGGTACTGACTCCACTCATTTTATGGTTTTCAATTCAAAAACAGCGGAACTACTTAGTCACCATCACGTGGAATTAACCCAAGAGTTCCCAAAAGAAGGATGGGTAGAACAAGACCCTAAGGAAATTCTTCAGTCAGTTTATGAATGTATAGAGAAAACATGTGAGAAACTTCAAGAACTCAGTATTGATATATCCAACATAAAAGCTATTGGTGTCAGCAATCAGAGGGAAACCACTGTTATCTGGGACAAATTAACTGGAGAGCCGCTCTACAATGCTGTGGTGTGGCTTGATCTAAGAACCCAGTCTACTGTTGAGACTCTTAGCAAAAAAATTCCAGGAAATAATAACTTCGTCAAGTCCAAGACAGGCCTTCCACTTAGCACTTACTTCAGTGCAGTAAAACTTCGTTGGATTCTGGACAATGTGAGAAAAGTTCAAAAGGCTGTTGAAGAAGGTAGAGCTCTTTTTGGTACCATTGATTCATGGCTTATCTGGAGTCTGACAGGAGGAGTTAATGGAGGTATCCATTGTACAGATGTAACAAATGCAAGTAGGACAATGCTCTTCAACATCCATTCTTTACAATGGGATAAAAAGCTGTGTAACTTTTTTGAAATTCCAATGGACATTCTTCCAAAGGTCTGGAGTTCTTCTGAGATCTATGGCCGAATGAAAACTGGGGCCTTGGAAGGTGTGCCAATATCTGGATGTTTGGGGGACCAGTCTGCTGCATTAGTAGGACAAATGTGCTTCCAGGAAGGACAAGCCAAAAACACGTATGGAACAGGCTGTTTCTTACTATGTAATACAGGTCATAAGTGTGTATTTTCTGGACATGGCCTCCTGACCACAGTGGCTTACAAGCTAGGCAAAGACAAGCCAGTATGTTATGCATTGGAAGGTTCTGTTGCTATAGCCGGTGCTGTTATTCGCTGGCTGAGAGACAATCTTGGAATTATAAAGACCtcagaagaaagtgaaaaacttGCTAAAGAAGTAGGTTCTTCTTATGGCTGCTACTTCATCCCAGCCTTTTCAGGGTTATACGCACCTTATTGGGAGCCCACTGCAAGAGGGATAATCTGCGGTCTCACTCAGTTCACCAATAAAAGTcatattgcttttgctgcattagAAGCTATTTGTTTCCAAACCCGAGAGATTTTGGATGCCATGAACCATGACTGTGGAATTCCACTCACTCATTTGCAGGTGGATGGAGGAATGACCAACAACAAAGTTCTTATGCAACTGCAAGCAGACATTCTGCATATTCCAGTAATAAAAGCCTCCATGCCTGAAACAACTGCCCTGGGAGCTGCCATGGCAGCAGGAGCTGCAGAAGGGGTAGACGTTTGGAGTCTTAAACCCGAGGATTTGTCAATGGTCATGATGGAACGGTTTGAACCACAGATAAAAGCCACAGAAAGTGAAATTCGTTATTCTACATGGAAGAAAGCTGTGATGAAGTCAATGGGTTGGGTTACAACTCAGCCTCCTGAAAGTAGTGAACCTACTACGTTCTCTAGTCTGCCCTTGGGTTTTTTTATAGTGACTAGCATGATAATGTTAATTGGAGCAAGATACATCTCAGGTGTACCATAA